The genomic window GTAACAGAAGTGATAATAATACCAAAAGGCTTGGATTCGATGTCATCGCGAGCGGGCAATGAAAGAGCCCGTGACACAGACTAGACATAGGCTAAGGACGGGAACGACTCAGTCGGCTAGCGCGGGGTAAACTTACAGGACCCATGATAGTTGCTTGCCAGTGGAACTGTTTGAACAAGGAAGACACAAGTCAGAAGTTTTGTTCTCATCGATTCAATAACCAGAAGGCATGACACCCGGAGGTTTCGGGCCTGGTTGGCACGCAGCGTCGTGCTCGAGCCTAAGGAATGaggggtaaaaaaaaaaggcgggTGCGCGTACCAGATCCTCGCCAACAGGTCCGGCCGAGCATGATGAGGGAGGATCACTTGAACAAAAAGTAAAGTCAGCAAACTGCTCTCAGTGTATTCGGTATCGGTGTTGTGGTGCCTGTGCTGGGTGGTGGTAGTCGTCGTCTTTATCGGCAAACCACTGGTCGTGTGGCCCCTCCAATACAGCGCAACAGCACACGAGCGATATGTTCATTGATTACGTACCGGCCGAGATCAGTGAGCTCCTTGTTAATGCGCTTCAAAGCCATTGTGAATGTATGATGTTTGCGGACAAAAACCCAAGTAGGTTGGCgggaaggagaagaaaaattaGATGTCGTTGGCTGTATTTATCGGAATCGCCGCTTTGGTCAGCCTCACGAAGCACTTGGTGGAAGCAAAGAGAAGGAGTGTGAATTTGCGACCGAATCTGATTCAGCAGCAGTGACAAGCTGAGAAAAAGATTCGAGTGGCAAATAGCGAGTGGTTGGTGATTTGGAGGTACGTACTATCGTTATTGAAGTCTCGTCGTTGGTGCAGATTTGAGAGATGGTCTTGGGTCAGAAGCCGTTGCAAAAATGGAGAAGAAGAACGTAGTGGGTGGGTTGAGTCGGAGGGAAAGCGGGATGGACAAAGGCGGGCAGGCAGTCATGCACAGAGTGGGGAAGGGAAGTTGGCTCCAGCGATGAAGTCAGGCAGTAGCAGTTGACGCCTTGGGCGACATGGTGCCTCGTGGGTGCAGGCTGAGCCGATTCATTTGCCTTCCAGAGTACGTCCGCGCCTAACATCGGCGATCCAAGCCAATAGGAGAGCCGCATTGTAGCGAGTTGGCCCCATTTTTGACGCCCATCAGAATCATCCTTTTCTTCAACCCGATCTTTAGCACCTAACATTAGTGTTGATTATGATGGCCCGCAATCCCAATTTTTGATCCAGTAACAAACATTCGATCTGGTGTTAAATCGTATATTTTCTGTCAGAAAACTACCCGAAATCTTAATAACTGGTTTCTATTAATTGCACCTGCTGTCTGCAGTTTATCGTCGCTAAGCATATGTCCAACTGAGCCGACGGTGTCGCCATCCAGCCACGACTGGACTGGCGTTCAACCAAGCTGTGGAGGCTGCGCCACCCGTTGCCTCGACTGGGCGAAACACATCTCTACACTCGTAGTAAACCTTTGTCATCATTATCCCGACATTGGGCAAACATTTACCCTTCTTAGTAAGGTGAAGAGCTCGGCAATCACCGACATAATAAAATTCTGGAGTCGTCATGGTATTGTAATCAATTTGTTGTTTTTATGTGCTTACAACGCAACGAGGAGGCGAACTTACGACAGTATGGCTGCGCATGTGGCTTTACTCTCAACGGGGATTCAGAACCCACATCTCGGTGGAAAACAAAGCTGGCAAGCGATCCGTCACCAATTACCACCCAACGCAATAAACTTTATATGTATGCAAGTATGCATGTATATTTTGGGACACCGTCTCAGTGAGGTTCTTGGTTATACAAACGCTTGGATGCCTGTCACCGCACGGCCGAGTATCAGGCCTGTCACAAATCAAGTGTTAGTAGTTGCAATCAGTTACAAAAtgggcaaaaagaaaatccaAGACTCACTGTGAATATCGCTCTGGCCTTCATAAGTCTGCGTGACGAAAAGGTTGGCCACGTGCCTTCCTATCCTGTACTCATCGCTAACAGCATTTCCTCCGAGAACTTCTTGTAGCGTCCTCGCGTTTCTCAACGCCCGGTCGCAGTTCTCCCGCTTCACCATGCTGATCATATCAGGCACCGACTTGCCCTCATCTATCAATCGCCCGACTTGTATCGCGGCCAATGAGCCGTATGCTGCATCTGTTGCCGCGTCTGCAAGCTTCTTTTGTACCAACTGAAAGGAAGCCAGGGGTCTACCGAACTGGCTCCGTTCAAGGGCGTATTCCCGTGTTGCCGCAATACAATCCTCCAGTGCTCCCATGACACCCATGGCGATGCCGAAGCGAGCCGAGTTAAGACATGTGAATGGCCCCTTGAGTCCAGTCACCGTCGGGAACATGTTTTCTTCGGGGATAGGGCAGTTATCAAGATGTATCATCCCTGTCAGGCTGGCGCGCAGGCCGGTCTTGTTCTTGATGGCCGGGGTCTCCAACGTTCCTGGAGGGCAGTTCTTGCGCTCAACCAGGAAGCCGCGAATTTTGGAAGGCCCTTCACCATCTGCCAGCTTGGCCCAGACGAGAAGTATATCCGCGATGGGGCTGTTTGTGATCCACGTCTTGCTGCCACTCAGGCTGTAGAATCCCTTCTTGGTAGGATGCGGGCGTGCAACCGTCTCCATCGATGCCGGGTCGCTGCCGTGATTGGGCTCTGTCAAGCCAAACGCGCCGAGCAGCTTGCCTGCAGCCATCTGAGGAAGAAATCGTTCTTTCTGTTCGGTGCTACCCCAGTAGTCGATACCTCCCATAACCAAGCTCGATTGCACACTCATCCCACTTCGGTATCCGCTGTCGACACGCTCAACTGCTCGCGTGATCAATGCCCCAGCGACGGTCGAGACGCCAGCACAGCCGTGACCGGAGATAGTCGCGCCGAGCAAGCCGAGCTCGCCCATCTCAGAGAGTATCGCCCTGTCGTAGCTTTCATTCCGGTAGGCCTCTGGGTAGTTCGCGCCGGGCCGGGTTAGTAACAAACCTCGAAACAATGACCAGATCCAGGAAGCGGACTCTCAACGTACCGAGAACGCGCGGCGCTAGCTTCTCTTGACAGTATCGCTCTGCAGTCTCGGAAATGGCAACCTCCTCCTCTGTGAGGAGACTCTTGGAGTTGAGGGGGTCTTTCCAATCGAAGGATGCCTTGGCCGAGTAGCATCTTCGGCCACTGGAGAGCCTAAGACTCGCAGTCGTTTGCGCTAGCCTGCGGGTGAGGTATCGAGACATTGCGACAACTATATGTGCACGGTTGTTCCAatgtttgttgttgctgctcaCATCTTGAATCGACCTTTTGGAACCGGCTCCGATAGCTCGGCTTTGGTGGTTCTCAGTGACATAATTCTGCCCCACACCGCCCGGTTTCGGTCTCGAATGCTTGCTGCAACTTGCTCCACATTTCTTCTGCCGAACGGATGAGGGCGATCTTACCGGAGTTTTCCTTGAGTGCCCGGGCAGCCGCTGATTGGTATATACCATATTCGTAATTTGTCAGGTGAATGCTCATATAAATATTGATTGTTCTGAACTTCCACCTTGTTATTCAGTGAACACTCGATTTGCGGAGGCTGAGTTTTTTAAGTTGTTAAACAATAAATATCTGATCAACATAATATCTTCCATGTATCTTTGTATTGTT from Pyricularia oryzae 70-15 chromosome 4, whole genome shotgun sequence includes these protein-coding regions:
- a CDS encoding glutaryl-CoA dehydrogenase: MSRYLTRRLAQTTASLRLSSGRRCYSAKASFDWKDPLNSKSLLTEEEVAISETAERYCQEKLAPRVLEAYRNESYDRAILSEMGELGLLGATISGHGCAGVSTVAGALITRAVERVDSGYRSGMSVQSSLVMGGIDYWGSTEQKERFLPQMAAGKLLGAFGLTEPNHGSDPASMETVARPHPTKKGFYSLSGSKTWITNSPIADILLVWAKLADGEGPSKIRGFLVERKNCPPGTLETPAIKNKTGLRASLTGMIHLDNCPIPEENMFPTVTGLKGPFTCLNSARFGIAMGVMGALEDCIAATREYALERSQFGRPLASFQLVQKKLADAATDAAYGSLAAIQVGRLIDEGKSVPDMISMVKRENCDRALRNARTLQEVLGGNAVSDEYRIGRHVANLFVTQTYEGQSDIHSLILGRAVTGIQAFV